The following is a genomic window from Streptomyces lincolnensis.
CTCGCCCTCACCCGGCACGACGGTGTCGTCATCGTCCCCATGACGGTCACGGACTCCGACTACTTCGCCCAGACCGTGGGCCGGCTGCGGGAACTCGGCCATGACGTACGGCACTTCACTCTCCTCGCCGAACGCGAGACCGTGCTGAAGCGGCTGCGCGAGCGGGGGTTCGGACACCTCCTTCAGTTCGTCGCCGGAAAGAAGTCCGGTCTGGGCAGGGAGAGCTGGGCGGTGGGGCAGCTCGACCACTGCCTGGAGCGGCTGCGGGAACCGGAGTTCGCCGAGCATCTGTGGACCGACCACTCGACCGTGCCGAAGACCGCCGACCGCATCGCCGTCCTCGCCGGACTGACGCTCCGGCCGAACCGCGAGAGCGCGCTGCGGACGCGGCTGAGACAGGCGCGGGTCGGCGTCCGGCACATCCGGTTCGACTGAGAGCCTGTGAACAGGCTCTGAGCCGGCCGGTCAGCGCAGGATTCCCTCCAGGAAGTCACTGCCCAGGCGGGCCACGATGGCTATGTCCAACTGGTGCTGGACGTACCGGCCGCGGCGGCGCGTGGTGATCAGGCCCGCCTTCTTCAGGACGCTCAGATGGCGGGATATCTCCGGGGCCGTCATGCCGTGCGCCTGGGCCAGCTCGCTGGTGGTGTACGCGCTGCGGGCCAGATAGCGGCAGATCCGCATCCGGACGGGATGGGACAGGGCAGTCATCCGCAGGGCGAGCTGTTCGACGGAGGACGAGGCTCCCAGCTCCGGGGAGCTGACCGGATAGTGCAGCACCGGCTGCCAGCCGGTGCGGTACAGGATGGACAGGTGCGGCCAGCCGAGACTGGTCGGCACCAGGAGGAGGTTGCCGTCCTCCACGGCCGTCCGGCCCACGCTCAGTTTGTCGACGGCGATCTCCCCGGCGGCCTCGTCGAGCGTGACCGCGGGGGACACCGCGGCCAGCGCCTCGGCCAGACCCTTGCGGCGCAGGAGCTCCGTCTTGTGGCGGGCGTCCGCCGCGAGCTGGTGACGCAGCCGGGACCAGGTGTCGGCGAAGAACGCCTCGTCGCAGTCCTCCAGGAACTGCCGGAGCCAGGCGCGGATCCGGGGCGGGTCGGTCAGCAACAGCTCGCTGAACCGCTCCTGTTGAGGTCCCCGCGTGGCGGCCAGATCGAGGGCGCGGCGACGCAGCCCCGCATCGACGAGCGGGCTGGAGCCGCCGCCGTAGGGCATCGCACAGCTGAACTCCAGTGCCCCGTCCACGAACTGCTCGTCCGTCAGCTTGTCCAGCAGGTCCAGCTCCTCGGCGAGCGTGGCGCCGGGGAGGGCGGTGCGGCCCGGAAGGCCCGCGTACGGCAGGAACACGTCCGAGAACGTCGTCCGCCACAGGAAGTCCGCCTCGCACATCCGGTCCGCCAGATGCGGGTCGAGCCGTGCGGTCACGCCGGTCACCCAGCCCTGGAGGCCGGGATGGTGCCCCGGCTCGGACAGCGCGTGCAGCGCCATGCCGAGCTCGGCCAGGGGGGAGGGCACGACGGCGACCCTCTCCGGCCGCAGCCCCGCGATGTCGATGCGCACGCTCATGACCTCATGGTGCACCCCGCCACTGACAACGCGACCGCCGATTGACGGCCGCCGTCAATCGACGCGACCGCGCCGCGGTGACCGGCGCAGGCTGGACGCACCGGGGCCGCAGCGCAGCCCACGGCTCTCCGGCCTCACGCCCTTCCCTCTCGACGCCTGTCCGTTTCCCTCTCCCACGCCTGCCCGCCTCCACGTCCCGAGAACGTCCCCACGTCCCGAGAAGGCGATCCGCCATGAGCATCACCCAGCAGTACCTCCGCGACACCTACCGGGCCCGGCAGCGCGGCGAAGCCGGCCCGCCCGCCCCCGGCGCCCACGACTGGCAGGTCGTGCGCGAACTCCGGGACCACCGGCGGTTCCGGGCCGTGATCGCCGCCCACCCGGCCCGGGGGCGGATCCGCCGGGCCCTGGGCCGGTGGCTGAGCCGCCCGCGGCCCTAGAGGCCGTCCGCCCCGGTCACCCGGGCCACGAAGTCCGTCACCGCCGCCTTCACGTCGTCGGGCGTCCACTCCAGGCTCTCGGCCCGTACGGAGATCTCGGTGACGGCGAGTCCCGGTCCTGGGGTGCCCCAGGGGCGGCCGAAGAGCTCGGTCCCTGTCTCCTCGGTCTGCCGGACCGCCGCCTCCGTCGCGGTCTCGGCGTCGTACGGCAGCCAGACCTGGAACTCGTTGGTGTGCGGCACCTCGGGGTGGACGCGCGCCCACGGCACCCCGGCCGCCGCGAAGCCCTCCCGCAGTGCGGCGGCCACCACGCGCGCGTGGCGCACGTAGTCGGGCAGCCGGGGCAGCTCGCGCTCCAGGCCGACCAGGGCCGACAGGACGGTGGGGAACTGCTGGTAGACCGTGCCGCCGTAGCGGTGCCGCCAGGCCCTCGCTTCCTCGGTCAGTGCCCTGGGGCCGGCGAGGACGGCCCCGCCGTAGCCGCCGAGGGACTTGTAGAACGACACGTAGACGCTGTCCGCCAGGTCGGCGATCTCGTCCAGGGGGCGGCCGAGGTGGACGGTGGCCTCCCACAGGCGCGCGCCGTCGAAGTGCACCACCGCTTCGCGTTCGCGCGCCGCCTCCACGACCTCCGTGAGCTCCTCCCAGGAGGGCAGCAGGTGACCGGCGTCCCTCAGGGGCAGTTCGAGCATCAGCGCGCCGAAGGGTTCGTCGAGGTCGCGGACCTCGGCGGCGGTGGGCATCCTGGGCTCGCTCGTCACCCGGACCGGCCGCAGTCCCGACACCTGGCTGAAGGCGTTCCGCTCGTGCACCTCGGGGTGGGCGAGCGCGTGCAGGGCGACGGTCGGATTGCCGGTGCGGCCCGCCCAGCAGCGCAACGCCACCTGCTGGGCCATCGTCCCCGTCGGGAAGAAGACGGCGGCCTCCTTGCCGAGCAGTCCCGCGACCTTCTCCTCCAGAGCCTCGACGACTCCACCGCCGTAGAGGTCCGACAGCTCGTCGAGGTCGTACACGTCGGCCGCCCTCTCCAGCAGGTCCAGGCGCTCCCGGAGCGTGCGCTGATGCCCTGAGCGCGCGAGTACGCGCCGCGCGCTGCGGTGTGCGCCGATGCGTCGCTCGCGCTGTCGTGCGCGCCGTTCGTCGTCCGACTCCGGTCCGGTCCGTCCCTCGCCCTGTTCCGCGGTATCGCTCATGCCGGGGATCATCCCGGTAACCCACAGCCTGTGGACAACCGAACGCCTCTCGAACCGATCGCGTTAACATGACGAGAAATCGTCCGGTACCCGGAGCGGACTGGAACGGGAAGGCCGCCGTCGCGTGAGTACACCCCAGCAACCAGACACCAAGGACCGCCCCGCGCGGCTCACCGTCGGCGTCGTCGGCGCCGGCCGCGTGGGCCCCGCACTGGCCGCGTCCCTCGAACTGGCGGGACACCGCCCGGTGGCCGTCTCCGGAGTCTCCGACGCGTCCCGGCGGCGCGCCGCGCAGCTGCTCCCCGACGTGCCGGTCGTCACGCCCGCCGAGGTCCTGGAGCGCGCCGACCTCGTCCTGCTGACCGTTCCCGACGACGCGCTGCCCGGGCTCGTCACGGGACTCGCCGAGACCGGCGCCGTACGGCCGGGCCAGCTGCTGGTGCACACCTCCGGGCGGTACGGCACGCGGGTGCTGGACCCCGCCCTGCGCGCGGGCGCGCTTCCCCTGGCACTGCACCCGGCGATGACCTTCACCGGCACCCCCGTGGACGTGCAACGCCTGGCCGGCTGCTCCTTCGGCGTCACCGCGCCCGACGAACTGCGGCTGGCCGCCGAGGCCCTCGTCATCGAGATGGGCGGCGAACCCGAGTGGATCGCCGAGGAGAAGCGCCCGCTGTACCACGCGGCCCTCGCGCTCGGCGCCAACCACCTGGTCACCCTGGTCGCCCAGTCGATGGAACTGCTGCGCTCGGCCGGTGTCGAGGCCCCCGACCGGATGCTCGGCCCGCTGCTCGGCGCCGCCCTCGACAACGCCCTGCGCTCCGGCGACGCGGCCCTCACCGGCCCCGTCGCGCGCGGGGACGCCGGCACGGTCGCCGCGCATGTCGAGGAGCTGCGCAAGCACGCCCCGCAGACCGTCTCCGGCTATCTGGCGATGGCCCGCGCGACCGCCGACCGGGCCCTGGCCCACGGGCTGCTCAAGCCGGAGCTCGCGGAGGACCTCCTGGGGGTACTCGCAGGCGGGACACACGACAACCACGGGAGTGACGGCACCGAAGGGGACACCCCATGACGACCACCGCCCTGCTGCGCACCGCGGACGAACTGCACGCCCGCGCGCGTGCGGGCCGCCGCGCCGTCGTGATGACCATGGGCGCGCTGCACGAGGGCCACGCCACACTGATCCGCACCGCGCGCGAGATCGCCGGCCCCGACGGCGAGGTCGTCGTCACGGTCTTCGTCAACCCCCTCCAGTTCGGCGCGGGTGAGGACCTCGACCGCTACCCGCGCACCCTGGACGCCGACCTCAAGCTCGCCGAACAGTCGGGCGCGGACGCCGTGTTCGCCCCCGGAGTGGACGAGGTCTACCCGGGCGGCGAGCCCCAGGTCCGCGTCAGCGCGGGACCCATGGGGGAGCGCCTGGAGGGCGCCGCGCGCCCCGGCCACTTCGACGGCATGCTCACCGTCGTCGCCAAGCTGCTCCACCTCACCCGCCCCGACATCGCCCTGTACGGCCAGAAGGACGCCCAGCAGCTCGCCCTGATCCGGCGCATGGTGCGGGACCTGAACTTCGGCGTGGAGATCGTCGGCGTCCCGACCGTGCGCGAGGAGGACGGGCTCGCCCTGTCCAGCCGCAACCGCTACCTCTCGACCGCCGAGCGGCGCACCGCGCTCGCCCTGTCCCGCGCGCTGTTCGCGGGCCGCGACCGGCACGCGGCACAGGAGGCCCTGCGCGCGCGGGCCCGCGAGGTGCCCGCCACGCACGCGCGTGCCGAGGCACTGAGCGCCCTCGGGGAGTCCCGCGCGGCGGCCGACACACACGCCGTCGCCAAGGCGTCCCCGGGCGGCCCGGCGGCCGTCCGCGCCGCCGCCCGCCTGGCCCTCGACGAGGCCGCGCGCCTCGACCCGCCCCTGGCTCTGGACTACCTGGCCCTCGTCGACCCGTCCGACTTCACCGACATCGAGGACGGCTTCACCGGCGAGGCCGTCCTGGCCGTCGCCGCCCGGGTCGGGACGACCCGGCTGATCGACAACATCCCCCTCACCTTCGGAGCCGCCTCGTGACCAGCACAGGCATACGACTGCACGCGCCCGCGCCCGGGTGGAACATCGACGCGGACGTGGTCGTCGTCGGCTCCGGAGTCGCCGGCCTGACCGCCGCCCTGCGCTGCGAGGCCGTCGGTCTGCGGACCGTCGTCGTCACCAAGGCCCGCCTCGACGACGGCTCCACCCGCTGGGCGCAGGGCGGCATCGCCGCGGCCCTCGGCGAGGGCGACACACCCGAGCAGCACCTGGACGACACGCTGGTCGCGGGCGCGGGCCTGTGCGACGAGGAGGCCGTACGGATCCTCGTCACCGAGGGCCCCGACGCCGTACGCCGGCTGATCGAGACGGGCGCGCACTTCGACGAGTCCGAAGAGGGCCGCCTGGAACTGACCCGCGAGGGCGGCCACCACCGCCGCCGCATCGCGCACGCCGGCGGCGACGCGACCGGCGCGGAGATCTCCCGCGCGCTCGTCGAGGCGGTCCGTGCGCGCGGCCTGCGCACGATCGAGAACGCGCTGGTCCTGGACCTGCTCACGGACGCCGACGGCCGGACGGCGGGCGTCACCCTGCACGTCATGGGCGAGGGCCAGCACGACGGCGTGGGCGCCGTGCACGCCCCCGCGGTCGTCCTCGCCACCGGCGGCATGGGCCAGGTCTTCTCGGCGACCACCAACCCGTCCGTGTCCACGGGCGACGGCGTGGCGCTCGCCCTGCGCGCGGGCGCCGAGGTCTCCGACCTCGAGTTCGTCCAGTTCCACCCGACCGTGCTCTTCCTGGGCGCGGACGCCGAGGGCCAGCAGCCCCTGGTCTCCGAGGCGGTCCGCGGCGAAGGCGCCCACCTGGTGGACGCCGACGGCGTGCGCTTCATGGTCGGCCAGCACGAACTGGCCGAACTCGCGCCCCGGGACATCGTCGCCAAGGGCATCACGCGCCGTATGCAGGAGCAGGACGCCGAGCAGATGTTCCTCGACGCCCGGCACTTCGGCGCCGACATGTGGGAGCACCGCTTCCCGACCATCCTCGCCGCCTGCCGCGCCCACGGCATCGACCCGGTCCACGAGCCCATCCCGATAGCGCCGGCCGCCCACTACGCCTCCGGCGGTGTGCGCACCGACTCCCGGGGCCGCACGACCGTCCCCGGCCTGTACGCGTGCGGCGAGGTCGCCTGCACCGGCGTGCACGGCGCGAACCGGCTCGCCTCCAACTCCCTCCTGGAGGGCCTGGTCTACGCCGAGCGCATCGCCGCCGACATCGCGGCGACCCACGCGGACAACGGCCTGCACGCGCGCGTGCCCGCCCCGGTCGAGCACCCCGACCGGCCCGCGCACCCCCTGCTCGCGCCCGAGGCCCGCTTCGCGATCCAGCGGACCATGACCCGCGGCGCGGGCGTCCTGCGCTCCGCCGAGTCCCTGGCCACCGCCGCGGACGCCCTCCAGAGGCTGCACGCCGACGCCCGCGACGCCCTCGACGAGAACGGCAAGACCGCCGAGCCCGGAGTCGACACCTGGGAGGCCACCAACCTCCTGTGCGTGGCCCGCGTCCTGGTCGCCGCCGCCCGCCTGCGCGAGGAGACCCGCGGCTGCCACTGGCGCGAGGACGAGCCCGAGCGCGACGACACGGACTGGCGCCGCCACATCGTCGTACGGCTGAATCCGGACCGGACTCTCGCCGTACACACCACCGATACCGCAGACTTCCCCCCGACCCGGCAGCCCCTTCAGGAGCAGTGACAGACGTGAGCACCCCCGACCTTCCCCTCGCCTCGTCCGGCGGCTGCGGCGACGGCTGTGCCTGTGGCACGGATGCCGGTGAGGAGTACCTGGAGTGCGGGCTCGACCCCGCGCTCGCGCAGCTCTTGGCCGACGCGGGACTCGACCCCGTGGAGGTCGAGGACATCGCCAACGTGGCCATCCAGGAGGACCTCGCCCACGGCGTGGACGTGACGACCGTCGCGACCATCCCCGAGGACGCCGTCGCCACCGCCGACTTCGTCGCACGCGAGGCGGGCGTCGTGGCCGGTCTCCGGGTCGCCGAGGCCGTCGTCTCGATCGTCTGCGAGGACGAGTTCGCGGTGGAACGGCACGTCGAGGACGGCGACCGGGTGGAGGCCGGGCAGAAGCTCCTGTCGGTCACCACCCGCACCCGTGACCTCCTCACCGCCGAGCGCAGCGCGCTCAACCTGCTGTGCAGGCTGTCCGGCATCGCGACGGCCACGCGCGCGTGGGCGGACGTTCTGGAGAGCACCAAGGCACGCGTGCGGGACACCCGGAAGACGACGCCCGGACTGCGGTCGCTGGAGAAGTTCGCGGTGCGGTGCGGCGGTGGGGTCAACCACCGGATGTCGCTGTCCGACGCGGCCCTGGTGAAGGACAACCACGTGGTCGCCGCCGGCGGTGTCGCGCAGGCCTTCAAGGCCGTCCGGGAGGCCTTCCCGGACGTACCGATCGAGGTCGAGGTCGACACCCTGCACCAGCTGCGCGAGGTCCTGGACGCCGGGGCCGACCTGATCCTGCTGGACAACTTCACGCCCGGCGAGTGCGAGGAGGCGGTGGCCCTCGTCCACGGGCGCGCGGCACTGGAGGCCTCCGGGCGGCTCACCCTGGAGAACGCCAAGGCGTACGCCGACACCGGCGTCGACTACCTCGCCGTCGGGGCGCTCACCCACTCCTCGCCGATCCTCGACATCGGCCTCGACCTGCGCGCCGCGGAGTAACCGCCATGCTCCTCACGATCGACGTGGGCAACACCCACACGGTTCTGGGCCTGTTCGACGGCGAGGACATCGTCGAGCACTGGCGGATCTCGACGGACGCGCGCCGCACGGCCGACGAGCTGGCGGTGCTGTTGCAGGGCCTGATGGGCATGCACCCCCTCCTCGGGGACGAGCTCGGCGACGGCATCGACGGGATCGCGATCTGCGCGACGGTCCCCTCCGTGCTGCACGAGCTGCGCGAGGTGACCCGGCGCTACTACGGGGATGTGCCCGCGGTGCTGGTGGAGCCCGGGGTGAAGACCGGCGTGCCGATCCTGACCGACAACCCCAAGGAGGTCGGCGCCGACCGGATCATCAACGCGGTGGCCGCCGTCGAGCTGTTCGGTGGCCCTGCGATCGTCGTGGACTTCGGTACGGCCACGACGTTCGACGCGGTGTCCGCGCGCGGCGAGTACGTGGGGGGTGTCATCGCGCCGGGGATCGAGATCTCCGTCGAGGCGCTGGGCGTGCGGGGGGCGCAGCTCCGGAAGATCGAGGTGGCCCGGCCGCGGGCCGTGATCGGGAAGAACACGGTCGAGGCGATGCAGTCCGGGATCATCTACGGGTTCGCGGGGCAGGTGGACGGGGTCGTCGGGCGGATGGCCCGGGAGCTGGCCGAGGACCCGGACGAGGTGACGGTGATCGCCACGGGCGGGCTGGCGCCGATGGTCCTCGGGGAGTCGTCCGTGATCGACGAGCACGAACCGTGGCTGACGCTGGTCGGGCTGCGGCTGGTGTACGAGCGGAACGTGTCGCGGATGTGAGCGGCGGCGGGACCGGCGCGGGACTCCCGGCCGTCCCCGCGCCGGGGTGACGCCGGGTGGGTGGTGCGAGGCGCCACGCCTGGCAGGTGTGAGGCAATTGTCTGATTAGCGCGTACTGTCGCCGCATGCCCACGCCATACGGATCCCGGGGCGGCATGGCGTTCGGTGTGGAGGAGCTGCGTGTGCTCCGCCGCGCTCTCGCCCTCGCCCTGCTGCCCACGCCCGCCTCGGTCGAGGACGTCCAGGACTGCCTCCGCCTCGCCGAGTCGCTAGACGAGGCGATGCGTGAGGGGGCCCGGCTGCGTACGTTCCTGGTGGCCGACCTCGCCCGCTACCGCGCCGCCCTGCCCGGTACCGCAGCCGGCTACCTCGCGCTTCTGGAAGAGGCGCTGGGTGCCGGGTACCGGCCCGACCCGGACGACCTCGCCGCGCTGCGGGCCCTGCGGGGGAATCCCACCGCGGCGGCTCTGCTGGACCGCTGCCAGGTGCTGGCGGAACAGGACGTACGGGGCCGCCTGGCGCGCGGGGCCGCCCACCGGGCCCTGGCGTCCGCGCCGACGGTTCCGGCCTCCCGTACGCGCCTCCTGGCCCTTCCCGGGGGGCGCTGCGCGGTGGCCGAGAGCCCCGGGGAGCCGGAGAAGGAGAAGAAGCCGGCCGAGCGGCCCGCGGCTCCCGGGCCGTCGACTCCCCCCGCTCCCAAGCCGGACCGTCCCATCCCCACCCCGGGCGAGGTCTTCCCCCGCCGCAAGCCGGCCCCGCCGCCCCCGCACCAGCGGGAACTGGCCGCCGGGTAACCCGCCCCGCCCCGTCTTGTCGCCGCTGGCTACCCTGGACGTATGGACTACGTTTCCGCGCTCGTGCCCCCGGTCGTCATGGCCGTGCTCTTCATCGGCGTGATCAGGGTGATCGTGAAGACCCAGGGCGGGGCGAACAAGGCCAAGGAGGACGCGGCCGTCGACGCCGCGCTCGCGCGCGTGGAAGGCGCCCGGCAGAACTCGTCGGGCTCGGAGGCCTGACCCCGGCGGCACCTCATGGGCGTACGACTCCCGCGTTCCGGGGGTTGTACGCCCTTTTTGTTGCTGTTTGCCGAAGAAAGCGCACGTCCGCCACGTCAATACCCGGATCTCCCACTATTGTGCTGAGCTGTGCCTCGCCCATTGGGAGAACTCGAAGACGCGGTCATGACGCGGGTGTGGAAGTGGAACCGCCCGGTGACCGTTCGAGAAGTCCTGGAAGATCTGCAGCAGGAACGGTCCATCGCGTACACCACGGTGATGACCGTTCTGGACAATCTCCATCAGAAGGGCTGGGTGCGCCGTGAGGCGGAAGGCCGGGCCTATCGATATGAGGCGGTCTCCACGCGGGCCGCGTACGCCGCGGCGCTGATGAACGACGCCTGGTCGCAGAGTGACAACCCCGCCGCCGCTCTCGTCGCGTTCTTCGGGATGATGAGCGAGGAACAGCGGCAGCACCTGCGGGACGCCGTCCACATCGTTCAGGGACCGGAATCCTCCGAACCCGCCCCGGCGGCCCCCGCCGATACCCCCACGGCGAACCCCGGCTCGGCACCGGAGGCGGGCGGGCGATAGCGTCCGCTCATGTCAGCAGAGAGTCCAGCAGAGGGACGGGCGGCAAGTCCCTCGACGGAGAGTCCCGAAGTCACGGCAAAAGCCATCACCGTCCGGCGGGCCCGCACCAGCGATGTCCCGGCCGTCCGCGGTCTCCTTGACGCCTACGTCCGTGACCGCATCCTGCTCGACAAAGCGACCGTGACGCTTTACGAGGACATCCAGGAGTTCTGGGTCGCCGAGCGCGACGACAACGCCGAGCTGGTCGGCTTCGGCGCCCTGCACGTGATGTGGGAAGACCTCGCGGAAGTCCGCACTCTCGCCGTGAAGCCGGGGCTGAAGGGCGCCGGCGTCGGTCATCACTTGCTGGAGAAGTTGCTCCAGACCGCCCGCTGGCTCGGCGTTCGCCGGGTTTTCTGTCTGACCTTCGAAGTCGACTTCTTCGCCAAGCACGGGTTCGTCGAGATCGGTGAGACACCGGTTGACACCGATGTCTACGCGGAGCTACTGCGTTCCTATGACGAAGGCGTGGCGGAGTTCCTCGGTCTCGAACGAGTGAAACCGAACACCTTGGGCAACAGTCGGATGCTTCTGCATCTGTGATCGCCGAGACGCGACAAGGGGCGACAAGGGTCCGCAAGGGGAGGCCTATTCCGGGGCGGCCCGCCCTGCCCAGGTTCCCTATGTCCGAAACGCGCACGTTTCCGGACTCTGGGAGTCGGCCAGTCCCTCCCAGGGGTTTGTGTTTTTCCGGCAAAAGCGGTTTGCTTTCCGACGTACTGCAGTACTGCATATAACAAGGGGACGGCGAAACGGGGACGCCGCAGACCCCGGCCCTCGAGTTATGGATGAAAGGAAATCCGGTGGCACAGAAGGTTCAGGTCCTTCTTGTCGATGACATCGACGGCGGCGAGGCGGACGAGACCGTCACGTTCGCGTTGGACGGCAAGACGTACGAGATCGATCTCACGACCGCCAATGCGGACAAGCTGCGCGGCCTTCTTGAGCCTTACGTGAAGGGCGGTCGTCGCACCGGAGGCCGTGCTTCGGGTGGGCGTGGAAAGGCGCGTGCCGCTTCCGGCAGCAGCCAGGACACCGCGCAGATCCGCGCGTGGGCGAAGGAGAACGGTTACGAGGTCAATGACCGCGGCCGTGTTCCGGCGACCATTCGCGAGGCTTACGAGAAGGCCAACGGCTGATCGCGGGATCCGGTCGGTCGATCACGGTGCCCGGCTCAGTGCCGGGTCCGGGAGATCATCGGTGGCTGGGCGCTCGTGCGCCGCAGCCGCAGACGGTGGCAGTGCGTCGCCACCGTGTTCAGCACGCGTACGAGCTCGGGGGCGCTCCCATCGCCCCCCACGGCCGACAGCGTCGGCAGCGAGGCCTCGACCTCGTACCCAGGCTCGGGGGGCCGCAGCCACACGGCGGCCCCCTGCACGGTTCCTGAGCGGCCCGGAGGAAGCGGCCGCACGCCGAGCGGTTCCGGCACCGGTTCCGGGTTCGGCCCCGGCAGCGGTGCCTCCATGGTGCCGCCCTCGCCGATCGTCCTGAGGCCGAGCGGCAGCGTCCCCCACTCCAGCCAGTCCAGGATTCCCGGTACCTCCTGCGCGCCGCCCGCGGCCACGAGCAGTCGCACACGGTCGCCCCGCAGGGCCACCGGAGAG
Proteins encoded in this region:
- a CDS encoding AAA family ATPase, with amino-acid sequence MLLWINGPFGGGKTQTAYEIQRRLPGSVVCDPEHAGFGLRRMMPPELRGNFQDLRSWRQGVVEVLDLALTRHDGVVIVPMTVTDSDYFAQTVGRLRELGHDVRHFTLLAERETVLKRLRERGFGHLLQFVAGKKSGLGRESWAVGQLDHCLERLREPEFAEHLWTDHSTVPKTADRIAVLAGLTLRPNRESALRTRLRQARVGVRHIRFD
- a CDS encoding DUF5937 family protein; translated protein: MSVRIDIAGLRPERVAVVPSPLAELGMALHALSEPGHHPGLQGWVTGVTARLDPHLADRMCEADFLWRTTFSDVFLPYAGLPGRTALPGATLAEELDLLDKLTDEQFVDGALEFSCAMPYGGGSSPLVDAGLRRRALDLAATRGPQQERFSELLLTDPPRIRAWLRQFLEDCDEAFFADTWSRLRHQLAADARHKTELLRRKGLAEALAAVSPAVTLDEAAGEIAVDKLSVGRTAVEDGNLLLVPTSLGWPHLSILYRTGWQPVLHYPVSSPELGASSSVEQLALRMTALSHPVRMRICRYLARSAYTTSELAQAHGMTAPEISRHLSVLKKAGLITTRRRGRYVQHQLDIAIVARLGSDFLEGILR
- a CDS encoding threonine aldolase family protein, which gives rise to MSDTAEQGEGRTGPESDDERRARQRERRIGAHRSARRVLARSGHQRTLRERLDLLERAADVYDLDELSDLYGGGVVEALEEKVAGLLGKEAAVFFPTGTMAQQVALRCWAGRTGNPTVALHALAHPEVHERNAFSQVSGLRPVRVTSEPRMPTAAEVRDLDEPFGALMLELPLRDAGHLLPSWEELTEVVEAAREREAVVHFDGARLWEATVHLGRPLDEIADLADSVYVSFYKSLGGYGGAVLAGPRALTEEARAWRHRYGGTVYQQFPTVLSALVGLERELPRLPDYVRHARVVAAALREGFAAAGVPWARVHPEVPHTNEFQVWLPYDAETATEAAVRQTEETGTELFGRPWGTPGPGLAVTEISVRAESLEWTPDDVKAAVTDFVARVTGADGL
- a CDS encoding Rossmann-like and DUF2520 domain-containing protein produces the protein MSTPQQPDTKDRPARLTVGVVGAGRVGPALAASLELAGHRPVAVSGVSDASRRRAAQLLPDVPVVTPAEVLERADLVLLTVPDDALPGLVTGLAETGAVRPGQLLVHTSGRYGTRVLDPALRAGALPLALHPAMTFTGTPVDVQRLAGCSFGVTAPDELRLAAEALVIEMGGEPEWIAEEKRPLYHAALALGANHLVTLVAQSMELLRSAGVEAPDRMLGPLLGAALDNALRSGDAALTGPVARGDAGTVAAHVEELRKHAPQTVSGYLAMARATADRALAHGLLKPELAEDLLGVLAGGTHDNHGSDGTEGDTP
- the panC gene encoding pantoate--beta-alanine ligase — encoded protein: MTTTALLRTADELHARARAGRRAVVMTMGALHEGHATLIRTAREIAGPDGEVVVTVFVNPLQFGAGEDLDRYPRTLDADLKLAEQSGADAVFAPGVDEVYPGGEPQVRVSAGPMGERLEGAARPGHFDGMLTVVAKLLHLTRPDIALYGQKDAQQLALIRRMVRDLNFGVEIVGVPTVREEDGLALSSRNRYLSTAERRTALALSRALFAGRDRHAAQEALRARAREVPATHARAEALSALGESRAAADTHAVAKASPGGPAAVRAAARLALDEAARLDPPLALDYLALVDPSDFTDIEDGFTGEAVLAVAARVGTTRLIDNIPLTFGAAS
- a CDS encoding L-aspartate oxidase, encoding MTSTGIRLHAPAPGWNIDADVVVVGSGVAGLTAALRCEAVGLRTVVVTKARLDDGSTRWAQGGIAAALGEGDTPEQHLDDTLVAGAGLCDEEAVRILVTEGPDAVRRLIETGAHFDESEEGRLELTREGGHHRRRIAHAGGDATGAEISRALVEAVRARGLRTIENALVLDLLTDADGRTAGVTLHVMGEGQHDGVGAVHAPAVVLATGGMGQVFSATTNPSVSTGDGVALALRAGAEVSDLEFVQFHPTVLFLGADAEGQQPLVSEAVRGEGAHLVDADGVRFMVGQHELAELAPRDIVAKGITRRMQEQDAEQMFLDARHFGADMWEHRFPTILAACRAHGIDPVHEPIPIAPAAHYASGGVRTDSRGRTTVPGLYACGEVACTGVHGANRLASNSLLEGLVYAERIAADIAATHADNGLHARVPAPVEHPDRPAHPLLAPEARFAIQRTMTRGAGVLRSAESLATAADALQRLHADARDALDENGKTAEPGVDTWEATNLLCVARVLVAAARLREETRGCHWREDEPERDDTDWRRHIVVRLNPDRTLAVHTTDTADFPPTRQPLQEQ
- the nadC gene encoding carboxylating nicotinate-nucleotide diphosphorylase; this translates as MSTPDLPLASSGGCGDGCACGTDAGEEYLECGLDPALAQLLADAGLDPVEVEDIANVAIQEDLAHGVDVTTVATIPEDAVATADFVAREAGVVAGLRVAEAVVSIVCEDEFAVERHVEDGDRVEAGQKLLSVTTRTRDLLTAERSALNLLCRLSGIATATRAWADVLESTKARVRDTRKTTPGLRSLEKFAVRCGGGVNHRMSLSDAALVKDNHVVAAGGVAQAFKAVREAFPDVPIEVEVDTLHQLREVLDAGADLILLDNFTPGECEEAVALVHGRAALEASGRLTLENAKAYADTGVDYLAVGALTHSSPILDIGLDLRAAE
- a CDS encoding type III pantothenate kinase, coding for MLLTIDVGNTHTVLGLFDGEDIVEHWRISTDARRTADELAVLLQGLMGMHPLLGDELGDGIDGIAICATVPSVLHELREVTRRYYGDVPAVLVEPGVKTGVPILTDNPKEVGADRIINAVAAVELFGGPAIVVDFGTATTFDAVSARGEYVGGVIAPGIEISVEALGVRGAQLRKIEVARPRAVIGKNTVEAMQSGIIYGFAGQVDGVVGRMARELAEDPDEVTVIATGGLAPMVLGESSVIDEHEPWLTLVGLRLVYERNVSRM
- a CDS encoding BlaI/MecI/CopY family transcriptional regulator, whose translation is MGELEDAVMTRVWKWNRPVTVREVLEDLQQERSIAYTTVMTVLDNLHQKGWVRREAEGRAYRYEAVSTRAAYAAALMNDAWSQSDNPAAALVAFFGMMSEEQRQHLRDAVHIVQGPESSEPAPAAPADTPTANPGSAPEAGGR
- a CDS encoding amino-acid N-acetyltransferase → MSAESPAEGRAASPSTESPEVTAKAITVRRARTSDVPAVRGLLDAYVRDRILLDKATVTLYEDIQEFWVAERDDNAELVGFGALHVMWEDLAEVRTLAVKPGLKGAGVGHHLLEKLLQTARWLGVRRVFCLTFEVDFFAKHGFVEIGETPVDTDVYAELLRSYDEGVAEFLGLERVKPNTLGNSRMLLHL
- a CDS encoding histone-like nucleoid-structuring protein Lsr2, with translation MAQKVQVLLVDDIDGGEADETVTFALDGKTYEIDLTTANADKLRGLLEPYVKGGRRTGGRASGGRGKARAASGSSQDTAQIRAWAKENGYEVNDRGRVPATIREAYEKANG